The Esox lucius isolate fEsoLuc1 chromosome 20, fEsoLuc1.pri, whole genome shotgun sequence region CTCCCGCATCCTTTTCCTCAACGTACACTATGACGAAGCATCCTGTCATATCCCGGATAACACATTAGTGCCGAAGGCCTGGAAGACAGAATGTGCATTAGTTAATAGGCATGACTGTAGACTCGTAACGACCTGAAGGGGTACAGAAAGTGGTTTTCCATTTGTCACCCTTGCATATTCTGACTTGATTATCGCCGCTGCGTAAGTCCAATTTGGTACACAGATAGGCTCTGTGCAATTGTTACGACACTGGCGGTTATGAGGGGTAGTGGGTAACGATAAAGTGTTTTGGAATCGTTTTCTGcctgcaatgcagctttgcgataatGGTACCAAACGTTCCTATTCATTAATTTTtacaatgctaataacgctaatgacactgggacagagctgaaaaAATTTATTGTTTGAAATTATGATTCTATCGATCTTATGGAACATCTCTTGGTAAGTGAAatttcagaaaaacattttggacgTACTATCCCTTTAAGTAACCAACGTTAGGGGTGCAAAAGTAGCCTATTGAGCCTATGGACCCAGCTAACAGGTTCATTTCCACCACTCAGGGACTACACCCACCTCTCTTCtattcttttcttctttttacttttttttggaaacaagacTTTTATTTAGAAAGCGGAGATATCCTTGTTGCACCACCGAGACTCATCACTCGCAATTCACTGCTAGCAAGTACCATTCGCGCTTTGTTTGGAGACAGGACTGAACCATTTCATGTGGAGGGGGGGTGCGCAATGCACAATACAGAGGCTCTCTGGTTGTTTTCTTTtggcaaaaacaagaaaatagaaTAGTTGGAAatgttaataattaaaaaaatatataaaatgttttatgttttaatacatttaagatTTTTTGTATctaattttctaataatatttTAGGGCCCCTGTCAGCCACGGACCCTTAGAATCGTCCTAACTTTCTCCCCCAGACAgagggcaaaaaaaaacattcattccCATGAGCATGGAAGTAAATTCTGTTCCAGTCACAAAAAAACTtgaaccagcagagggcagACTTTAGTAAATGTTCCCAACCCCATTGTATCCAAGGCACATCTGATTTTTTCCCCAGGTCAGCGTTAATAGAGTGAGTTACAAAATACGTACAATAAGCAATATTCAATCTCATAAAGAATACATTTCAGCACCGGGAGGCATAGCTTTAAAACTTTGACTTTATATAAAGTCAAAGTTTTATATTAATTTAGAATCACTGCACGTGTTCCTCCGTGTTAAATGTGCTGTATGGCCTTATTTTCCGTAAAAACTAACATTCATAATCTACTCAGGACCGCTTAGTCGCATTCCTTGAACACAAGCTACTTTCAGTTCTGGCCATAATTCAGCCATTTCAACTCTGGCCTGGATATGCAGTAAGCCTacacaacagacacatttgtaattataattttttcttaaGATATAggatggatatttttttctaaaaggGAGATAATGTaaatttttatgtatttgtacTCCATGTACAGTTGGAATTATATCTTAACTAATTAATACGTTATCTAGGCCTATACTGTATACTAAATGAGTAACACAAATTGTCTTAATAAAATTAATAGCTTTTGGTCAATAATATGATCAGAATATTCATGATGAGCaatttgtctctgtacttcacTTACTGCATCcgtgggagaaaaaaaatgcGGATCTCACGTGTTGACAGTGGAACACCGAAACTACCCGCACCTTTCGGCTTCAGTTTCAGGTGTTGCAACTCTCTTTGCGTAAATCTAgaactgcattgtgggtattgtggttcattgtttttAACCAACAGTCCCGGAAtacttgttttctttcaaagCACACGGTGCCCTGAGTTGTAAAGAAAGATAATAGTTTATGGAGAGATGCAAAAAGTGTTTCTCAAAGCATGCGCAGAAACAAGTTATTGGTCCAACAGGTCGTGTCACGCTAAACTGCGCATGTCCAGACCGGTAGCCTAATGTTTTCTACTGTTTCTATGTAGTTATTATGATTATGAAAACAAATCAGTTTCGACTTTTACGTGGTTGTACTAATATCAAGGTACATtggcttttttattttgtaacatCGGCTCTACTAGGGGTTTTGCTTTTAGATTTcttaggaaaaaaaacattaggacGGCTTTTTCAATTACTACCCATTTGATGGTCTATATATAACATGCTTCCCAATCTTTCCAGGAAGCGCAGATAATTTGCGCCTCTGAATTTGTAAACTCTGTGGTCGTAACTTAAAGCTGTAATGACGGATATTTGGTCTGACACTCCCTACTCAAAAAACGTTGGTGTAAATTGTGCTGAACACGTTATTACTATGGATCTGAAGTGAGATTGCGCGACATCTCTGACAGTTTGGCGAGAGATGGTGAGTTTTGTTTCAATGCGTTTTACTGTTATCTGCTGCTGCCGAGGTTTGGCAGTTGTCAAATCTATGTTtgtgaaataaatataatgttttgtaCTAAATCAAAACTATTTTGTGCACATGTTAAAGTAACCTACCTATCTTGTTTGTACGTTTGACGCGACCTCTTACATTGTACCAGTCACATTTTTGTGGCGCACGATTAGCGATGTCTGCGCACCTGCTCCTGTTGAATCCACCGTATTTcctaattgaaaaaaaaaaaaactgtcattgACAGTAGGTCATAGCCTGGTATTATAGTTATAGCTATGTAAAAGATTTTGCTGTTATTATGTAACCAAGTTTGTCACTAGCCCCACTAatacgcgcgcgcgcgcacacaaacacttgTTAACTCATGTAAGAAACAACTTAGAAATAACTAAATGAGAGTTGAATCCTATACAAGACCAACCTGTTTTTGTGCGCTGGTGTAGGAAACAACATTAGTAATGTCTGACTCACTGTGACAGTATGAGAGGCTACATTATTAGAAGTCCTCTTTCACGCAAACAAATTACTGTCTGAATGAATGAGTTCATGTCTGTTGCTGTGCTACAGTACTTGTGAAATAATAGGGTAATACAAACCAAACCCGCAGGTATATGCAGGAAAAGAACATCAGTTGTGAATCAGGCTGAAGAAAATGAACTAACAATGGCACTAGAAAACAAacttaacaaaattaaaatggGTCAATCTAGATATCcattatttctgtgttttttttttatagtctTTTTAGCAGCTATCCTAGACGACTACGATACTTATGTTACTTATTATCCATCCTATAGGTAGTTGAGAAAATGTAGGGAGTGATTTAGCAGCTGTAAGGTAGAAACAGCCATGctagaaaacatgttttaataactCTCAGATTGTAGGCCTATAGAATGACCCCAACAAATGTTGGCCCTGTTTTCTGCGCTTAgaatttgaaattatacaatgGAAATGGGTGCAGATTTAATTTGAGGATATTTGCATCTATATCGGATTAGAAATTCCAGCATTGGAGCATACAAGAGAACTGTCTAGTCTTGATACTACTGTAGGCCTGAAATAAGGAGTCTGTTGCTGACATCTGAACACCTGGGAAATAAAAAAGTGGTAATGCAGGACATCGTTAGGCAGATAAATCAGAGCAATTGATCAGAGAACCAACTGTTTGGTGAATTTAAATGAAGAAAGCACTGTGTGCTCGGCAATGGCGTGCCATCAGGTCAACCAAGGAAAACCACCATAGTGGAGGAATGAAGAATACTTTTAATGGTTAGAAAAAAGTCTTAATGATGTCACTGTGGTGGGCAGCAGGGTGAATTCTCAAGTCAACAGAAACgttttgtctgctcagattcaaccaCATGCCACTAAACTCATTGGACAGCTCTTCAAGCAACAGGAAAATAACTCCAAACACACAGGCATAGCTACATGTCTACTTTATTTTACATACTCTCAAGCTGTCTAAAACCTTTGGTGCCTTGTGGAGACTCAATTAAAATGGCAAGTTCCGacaggaaacctgagtggtcATTGGTCAGCGATGGGGTCAATTCTAGCACCATATCAGAGTTCATACTGATTATTTAATGGTCAGGTTACTCACTCTGATGTGTGCCGGTCCTTCTAGCATGCAGGTGTCAACCCACCCATCACCCCTGCCTCTGCCTGGTTCTGTTTCCTTTTCATGGTGGGGAGTCGGTACTGGGTATCTTGCTCATTACCTATGGGGATTgttattaatgatattatggttTGATGGTTTATTAGTAGTATCATGTACACAtccatgtgatggcagtgagtcaCCCCAGAAGGGCTGAACCTAATTCAAAAAACCTGTACAAAATGATTGCTGtgcatgtttttaataaatggttaaactaaaaTGTGGCGTTTATGTTTACAGATGTAAAGATGGCAGCTGTGAGAGCCAAGTCATTTCGTCGCCAAGGAAGTCTCATGCGAAGCAAATCTGAGGGGACATTGATTGATCTAGATGACAATGAAGCACTGCACACCAACAATTTAAATGGTATTGTTCTTTAACTTTTCTTAAATATTTGAACTTTGAACAACGTAATGGCTTGCATCTGAAGGTAAGCTGGGTCTGTCCTGGTTCTACTGGAAGTGGTTTTAGAGTGCCTGCCCTGTGGTAAATATACAATCCCAAAGCCCCAGGGCAGTGTAGAGGACATTGCCCTGCATATTGTGCCATCTTCCTGATGGTCGTAAGAAGAGGGTTGTTATCCTCGTTGTCCTGGCTAAATAACCATTTGGCCCTCATCATCATGGCCACCGTATCATTCCTAACTTCCATTTGGCTCAATAATCCTGTCTCCTGcacctgtaaaaaaaatatgcatgtaATCAATGATTTAACAGGCTCTGGAGAATATGGCACTGTGGGTATTGTAGGACCTTTCAAAGAGCTTTTTGAATGTGATTTTGCCATGATCGCATATGTTTATATCATTAAGTAAGAAATTGACTTGACAtggattttctgtattttcataGGGAGTAACATAATAAATCAGGCTACAAAACATTCTGAGTGGCCTGTGTTACAACCGGAGGTCAAACACGAAAGTGAAATCACAAATCCATTCTGGAGAAAATTGTCTGGATCCAATCCATTTTTAGATGACATTGTTCACACAAACGACACAACTTTAAGTGATGCCGACATATCAATACAGAAAGACGAGCCTTCCAATCTGTTGGACAGTAAGCACTTTGACACCAGTAGCACATCTTCTGATGAAAACAATTTTGGCCATTTTGCTGACACAAAACGAAAGAGCATAAGACAATCAGGAAGATGGAGGAGTGCCTCAGATATTCTCAGCGACCTGGAGAGAAAGGAGCCGAAAAGGGAGAATAGCCTCAAAGCCTTGACAGGCCCGCTTCTGAACCCTGATTTTGAGTGGTTGAAAAATGACCGGGAGGCTTATAAAATGGCCTGGTTGAGTCATAGACAGCTAGCAAGGTCATGTCTGGACCTTGGCCTGATGAGTCAGAGTCCTGGATGGGCCCAGACCCAAGCCACTGATTCTCAGATAGTCTGCAAGATAGGTCACAGTGGAGGGTCTCTGCAATTACCTGACTCAGATATTACGGCCCATATCCCAGAAGGCCATGTTCCAGTTGGCGAGGTTCAGGAACTTACACTGAAAGCCATCCTGGAGCCCCCACATGGGCTCAACAGCAATTACACCACAACCGTGAGTCCACTTGTGGAAGTGAGTCTCAGTAACATCAACTGTAAGGAATCAATCACGCTGGAAATTAAAATGGCGGCCGAGGTCAAGAAGGATCCAGTAAGTCAGGTCATGACCACCATTGTGGGACTGGTGTCCAACAGGAAAGAGGGACCTTATCAGACAGTTAAAGACTGTTACGTTTACAAGAACATCATGCAGATGAAGCTTCAAGACTTGAAGTCCAGTATCTATGTTATTGTAGCTGCAGAGGCCTTGGTTATCCAGCCCCCGGCTACTTCTGTTTGGGACTACCTGGATCGTGACGTCACCGTTGCCGTTTACGGCCCAAagcacatccatccatctttcaAAGTTGTTGTGGTCGTCTCTTGCCACAGTAACGTTCCACCGAGGCTTCCTTTCTCAGATATCCACAGGGGTAGTAGAAACCTTCCCCCTCTGGTACTAGAGCTCTGGGGAAAACACCAGTTTAGCCCAGAGAGGCTACATGAACTGCACATCACAACGAGTGTCATGGAGTCAAACTTTGAGGTCAAAGCAGAGGATAAAAGAAAAGACGTGAGAGAGGGGCTTCTCAAACTCGGTAAAGTCCTTCAGCTGCCCCTTGAGCTCTCCAAGATGGGCAGTGGGGGGATTTCTTCCTTTAAACTGAGCCTGCAGGTGAGGGATTCCCACAACGTTACCGTAGCTGAGTTCCAGGTGTCTTCTCCTGAGGCAGCACCCGTTCGGTCAGAAAAGCGAGGTCCCAGTCGACTAGAACGGCAAAATGTAATCTGTAAATCTCTTTCTATACCGGAGGAAACGGTCCCAGAGTTTCCCAAATTCCGTACTAGACCTGTGAAGGTTCCATGTTACGGGGTGGCACTGAAGTCTGTGCTCCGTCAACCGCGGGTGGAATACCTTTTGGAATACTTCAAGGGTGACACTGTGGCTCTCCTCACTAAAGAGACCGTGAGGTCGATCGGCCAATCCAAGGTCAAAGAGTGGTACATTGGCTTCCTCCGAGGCAGGGTCGGCTTGATCCATTGCAAGAACTTCAAGCTCATCACCCGGGACCAAGTGATCGACTTCACCGGCCTCAGCATCACCACAGAGACCCTCTTGGACAATATTGTCCTGCCATTCAAGAAGCTCACCTACATGTACTCGGCTATGCAGACGCTTGTGACGGAACATATACACAGCTGGAGGGGCTTTGCTGACGCCCTGGGCTACTCCAGCTTGTCGCTGGACACGATCACACGAAGACATGCTGAGACGGAGGCAGAGAAGGTGGCCTGTGTGCTGGAGACGCTGAAGGAAGACTGCCACGCTGAGAAGAGCCGGAAGAAATTCCAGCATGAGCTTATTATTGTAAGTGCAAACTAACTaggatatttgttttgtttttttggaaaggaaacttCTGGCCCTTTTTTGAAGTTTGTTGCTAATTTGTCTTTTTTCCATATGAACTCAATTTGTGGTGTttcatatttgtgtttttcccgTCCTAGGGTCTGTTGAAGATTGATTCTCAGAGTCTTGTGGCTCATGTGATTCAGAACACGGTGATCCTGTCAACGGCCGTGGAGCTGGGTAGCAGATGGAGGGAACTCGCTGAAAGGCTGGGAAAACTCTCCAGTTCTCAGATCGCTGGCTATGAAGCTCCACACAAGGGGAAGAACGGAGAAGTTAGCGCCACGGTGTGTCTATTTGAATTGAACTTGAATAGCTAAGTACTACCTCATTCACAGAAGTTGCTATTTTGACAAGTTTGCtgcattgttattgttgtttaagAATGCTCTTTTATAATGACAAGTAAAAGTTTGTTGTCTGGCAATTGTATATACCTCTTGGTGCAAATGTACAGTCTAACAtaccagcaaaacattttagacatcatttattttgttaaaatgttgaCAACAAGGTACATCTGACTGGTTTACCTCTTGGTATAAATGAGGTATTAGGAAGATGATTAAAATAATATGAACGTTTTACCAATACCCTATTTGTATATTCCCTTATACAAATGACCTAATACCCTATTTGTATTTTCCCTTATACATATGACCTAATACCCTATTTGTATATTCCCTTATACATATGACCTAATACCCTATTTGTATATTCCCTTATACATATGACCTAATACCCTATTTGTATATTCCCTTATACATATGACCTAATACCCTATTTGTATATTCCCTTATACATATGACCTAATACCCTATTTGTATATTCCCTTATACATATGACCTAATACCCTATTTGTATATTCCCTTATACATATGACCTAATACCCTATTTGTATATTCCCTTATACATATGACCTAATACCCTATTTGTATATTCCCTTATACATATGACCTAATACCCTATTTGTATATTCACATATGATATGACCTAACTTTTATCATACGACCTAATAGCTTTGTTGATATGCAGCATCGGAATATAAGTTGAATATTCATGGTTTCTTCACTCTGCTGTATTTCAGTCCATGTGGAAACCTGCCTATGACTTCCTGTATGCGTGGAGCCAGCAGTACGGGGATGGCAACCGGGGCATGATCCAGGACCTCCACCTTGCTCTCGACAAGATGAAGGGCCCAGTCACCAGACACTGGAGGCAGCTAACAGGGGCGCTCATCACAGTCAACTGTCTGGAAATCCTGAGGGTCTCTGCCTTCCCTAAATAATAGAACCACATTGAGGAGTTTTCAGTTCAGGAAGAACTGTGATGCTGAGGCCATTTGAAAAAGATTACTATGCAGCTCGCACCATCTTTGAATGGAGATTAATGAAGacttttatgttttctttgttcctTCTTAAAATGAAGTTAATTCCGTAAGCAATAGTTCTCGTAatgttttaatagttttttttaatcgtGTCCTGATGCTTGCACtattgttttgttaaaaaagAGAGACCTAATGTATGGACTGATGACATTACAACGAATTCaaacaaacacagtaaacagttaCTCTCAGTTATATTAATCATACTTGTctctggattcttttttttttttaaaggattaATTTGGATAATTTCTCAGACAAATTATTTGCTTCCATTGAGATTTTCTTAAGACTAAAACACCCTTTTGTTACTTTAGAGTTACCTGTTTGACACTGACATTTTTCATTGTCCTCATTTACTTTATGTAGTATGAATGTGGACTAGTCTCTCCCAGTTGCCCTCAAAATTTCGTACACATTTTTAAACCGTTTTTAAATGGTGTGGTGTTTCATGAAATACCGTTGggttttcattacatttttgatttagTAATTACACTGTAGATATAATCTGATTCTCACCTATCGATGTTCAGACGATTAAAAAATCTGTGAATTCTAGATTTGTTTTACACAGTCGTTGTTTCATGATCTTACATCTTACAGTTTTTCAATCACTTTAGCTAATTTTTCAAAAGTCTTAACGTTCTCTAAACTGTAAGTGCAATCCTCACAATTGtttcatgggacatcacaactctacggcatgtctgcaaaatgtagtaactcaCCCAGAATAATTCATTCAAGCTAGTTATTGTGTAAGTAAATTGGCCAGTGCCGCCAAAATGAAaaggttttttttgtcattgtaaGCCGGACTGatcaaaatgtttcaatgtttttttcaccatggcagtcAACACTGGAAATATTtgttatgaatacatttctgttttgttctacTTGTTGACTGACTGCTTACTATACTACGCAAGTTTTGTCTAGCTGAATGCTAGTGTGTATCACACTGAGCTTTTAATATACCAGTATCAACAATAGGTACAAGTTTACTGGAAAAAGTCAATATTGTACAATACTGAAGTAAACAGAATAAGGATATGTGcatttgtatgtatacagtacatttattgTTGTAGCAATGTGTAAACAGAATGTTCACATTTGCATGTCCAATCTTACACATCGTATTTCTCTTCCAAGAGCATGTAGCTGCTGTTCAAGGTTGTGGTTCCTTCATGTTCAGAAATGATAGtgattgtgctgtgggaaaTCTCCATATATTCCAAACCTGATTGGTAATATTGTGATTCCTATTTCATTACAATGTCACCTGGCAGGTCATTTGCCAATTTAGCAGACATCACTAACATTCCTTTTCatagatatttatggaatatacatGTCTGACAGATTCTGATAATTGAATGGatcattttgcatgtgatggctcACACGATGAAATAATGTTTAGAAGTTGTGAAGAGTAAGACAATTTCCCTGAGAATCAGCTCATCAGTTTTGATCAACAAGCTATGTGCAGATAGGTATTGTGCCTATTGTAGAcaattatatttacacatttgccAAAACGTGCAATCTGCTTAAATGAACAAGAAATTCAAGTCTGGTGTGAACAAGAAACTAACTGTTCAGAGATTTGTACTGAAAAATACAATTGTCATTCAAGAATTGAGCCAAAGCGATTGAGAAAAATTGTAAACATATATAGCTGTGAACTTAATTTTGTTGACTTCAAATTAGCGTATTGTCAATTTCTTTCAATATTTGTTAATTTaagcatttaaataatatatataatgtaaaataacCTTCACATTGCTTCATCTGAAatatttatgttgttgtttaaatataaaattaGTTGAAGCCAAAAGAATACAAAgttaatttataataataatataaccCATTTTTATTTCCTAATTTGTTACACAGTTTTCTCATAAGAATATTGTGAGTAGTAGGCACCTAGTCTTCATCTTCTATTGTGACTAATATAATCTCAGCAGTCAGATCATACAGTGACAAGAGACTAAAAGTTTTGCAGTGCTGCTGTCACTTATCTGTCCCTTCTTTTCATGTGAACAGGAATACAATTATTTGGCCTCTGTTAGTGCATTGACCCAAATATGCTTTCATAAAGATTGTTCATGAGGTGGAAATGAGCTGCTTTACCTTGATAAATGCAGTTTAATAAATATCCAgtgaagaaatgtatttgacacTGAACTGAAATTCACAACTACTAAATTCATCAGCGCTGTGTTCTGCCCGTTAGTTGTATAGAGTTTCCTGGTTTCCTTTGACTCGCCCTGAATGACCTTTTAGTTTGACTTTCTGTCTTCTGTTTATTTAAGCTGGTTTCAACTGAATGTTTCATTGAATAGTCGGTATCTTTTAGTGCTGGCAGTTTAAAAGCTCCGGAATACTGGTTCTGCACTTCTGTACTATAGAATGAATTTAATGACGCATTCATTTTGGCATGACATAGTAAACCAACACACTTACTTCctgaaacatttataataataataaggcAAGTTTCCCTGTGTAGTTTTAAACAGTGGTTGTGACACTATTTGTGTATACGTATGTAAGAGTAAAGAGTCAGTCTTATTCCACATTCCTTCCAGGTAGTTGAAAAGTGACAGTTATTAGAACAACactgaatgtaatgtaattatgAATCTGTTTCACATACTGTAACAAGTAAAAAACTATTCCTTGGGGCTAAAAGAGCGCTTATGATTGATGGCTAATACTCTGAAGTTAATCAGGTTATATTCTGTTCTCTCATAGAGTTTAAATGCTGCCTGAAGTTGAGGACAGGGACACAAAGAGCATTTGAAAACACCTGTGTGGATGTTTAACTGACTGAAACCACACTGACTGAAAATGTAGCTTCACCAAGCTTGATGGTGCACTTTTAAAGTCAGGCTTTTTTTTAAGGGTAAGCTTTAACTGTGATTGATAAATACAAACCCTGGTTGTCCAGACACAGATTACATTTGGTCctggacacaaaaaaaaacacagtttctATGGAGAATCTAGATCAAAGGTGTTTCTTGATCCAATACTTTAAAGGCATAATCTGTGGCTGGAAAACCTGCCTTCTGTACTGCTATATGGAGAACCAGTCAATACCAACACCTCATATTCCTCACAAAAATAGGTTTCTACTTTAATGTAAATTGTATGTCATTGTTGAAAAGTGAGAGATAAAAAGATAACTCTTCTGTCTTGCAAAAGCAGGGTcggtttttctctctctggtgGACTGGTCAGCAGGGTGAGGAGCACAGTGTTCACCCCAGCCTGGAGTTAGGGGGCCTTCAATTAGGAGGCCATGCATTGTGATGTAACCCAGAAGAGTTCTTTGGTTGAGAGGGAAGCATGGGTCAGCAGGCAGTAACACAGTCCAGGAGGACACAGAAACCCAGTGTTAGAAATCTGGTTTGTGCCTGCACAGAGTAAACACAGAAAGGGGCCATACTATTTAATCCTCACAATTAACAGTAACTTCGCTTGGTTTGACATGATATTTCCGAGGTACAAACCCAGTTATTTAAGTGTTGTATCATTTAACAAATACGGCTTTCGGGTCCAGAGCATCTCAAGTGATGTCAGATCTTTGATGTGACAGGCTAGAGACAGAGCTGTCAGTCCGATTCCAGCGCCTTCAGAGTGTCTGCCCGTTTAGTCATTGACATATCCGAACACCCTGAGACTAACTTTCTTGTTTACAAAATCTGGTTTCACAATTCATGAATTGATCCCTTTTCGGCCTGAATTCTCATTAGCCAGATAAGTTAAATTGTTAACATTCGAGATAGGACTAGGGGATTATAGATAATATTTTTTCCATGACTGCCCGTTATACCCATTCTCTTCGTCATTCAGGAAGTGAAAAGTTCTTAAAGGGAATAGAATTGACCTATCTCTGCCTCTAGCTGTCTGGCCAGTGGAATAACACCATGCATGTTGCTGTcgttgttttccagagctgcgcCACATTGCTGCAAACAGTGCGTCGGAGGAGAGGGGATGTAAAATGCGGccacctccttcctctctgGGGTGACATTGCGACAAGATGTCACTCCCTTGGTACCTTATAGAAAGAGACAGCGAATGTATTACGTTGATTCATTTAGACCGATGCTGATTTTACATGATTAAACAATGAGACACATTAAGATAACTGGATGACATGTAGGAGAGTGAGCATCACCGGTCCATAGCAACAAAGATGACATTGTAAATGTCTGGGTTTCTAAACAGGAAGGAAGGCTGACTGAAGAACTCATATGTTTTCGTTGTTAACACCGGTAGGTGAACAACAGAGGTTGTGTGTACGATTCCCACGCAGGACCAGGTAGGAAATGTAGCCACTCACTACCATAAGTCCCTCTGTATTAGggcgtcagctaaatgactgaaatgtaatgtgtttcATAGGTGTCAGATTACACTACACACACCAGTTATTCAGTGAGGCCTGAAGCTTAAGCAATGTGTAAGACAGGCTTAATAATTGACTCTGGTTTTGGTATGATACTGCCTCTCACATAAtcagttaaaaataatattttggtaacactttagtTTTAGTGTGCCTGTAAATGTTGTACAGAACTAAATATCTACTAACCCTTAcctatatcctaaccctaactaaatatctactaacccttacctatatcctaaccctaactaaatatctactaacccttacctatatcctaacctttTTTCTATCCCAAATttttaacccttaccctaaacattattctaaacctaaccctattaTTCTAAaccttaaccttagcaagcagttgtcaatcaaattttagtttatttaaagtttgttgaaagtttgttgatagtattactatctatagaacatctacagatggaaattcgGACTCACATTAGAAATATAATCTATTACACATGCTACAATGACAATCAG contains the following coding sequences:
- the macc1 gene encoding metastasis-associated in colon cancer protein 1 → MAAVRAKSFRRQGSLMRSKSEGTLIDLDDNEALHTNNLNGSNIINQATKHSEWPVLQPEVKHESEITNPFWRKLSGSNPFLDDIVHTNDTTLSDADISIQKDEPSNLLDSKHFDTSSTSSDENNFGHFADTKRKSIRQSGRWRSASDILSDLERKEPKRENSLKALTGPLLNPDFEWLKNDREAYKMAWLSHRQLARSCLDLGLMSQSPGWAQTQATDSQIVCKIGHSGGSLQLPDSDITAHIPEGHVPVGEVQELTLKAILEPPHGLNSNYTTTVSPLVEVSLSNINCKESITLEIKMAAEVKKDPVSQVMTTIVGLVSNRKEGPYQTVKDCYVYKNIMQMKLQDLKSSIYVIVAAEALVIQPPATSVWDYLDRDVTVAVYGPKHIHPSFKVVVVVSCHSNVPPRLPFSDIHRGSRNLPPLVLELWGKHQFSPERLHELHITTSVMESNFEVKAEDKRKDVREGLLKLGKVLQLPLELSKMGSGGISSFKLSLQVRDSHNVTVAEFQVSSPEAAPVRSEKRGPSRLERQNVICKSLSIPEETVPEFPKFRTRPVKVPCYGVALKSVLRQPRVEYLLEYFKGDTVALLTKETVRSIGQSKVKEWYIGFLRGRVGLIHCKNFKLITRDQVIDFTGLSITTETLLDNIVLPFKKLTYMYSAMQTLVTEHIHSWRGFADALGYSSLSLDTITRRHAETEAEKVACVLETLKEDCHAEKSRKKFQHELIIGLLKIDSQSLVAHVIQNTVILSTAVELGSRWRELAERLGKLSSSQIAGYEAPHKGKNGEVSATSMWKPAYDFLYAWSQQYGDGNRGMIQDLHLALDKMKGPVTRHWRQLTGALITVNCLEILRVSAFPK